The Pagrus major chromosome 17, Pma_NU_1.0 genome includes a region encoding these proteins:
- the cd79a gene encoding B-cell antigen receptor complex-associated protein alpha chain codes for MGTITNLLLCSFVVVVAVVAVAEVDLMPDRPFLRVELNEQATLECCCSTRVESLQLQWVKRALAHNVTLDPENVTFTDRVKRDERKESDQFCGILRFKSVELRDSGLYQCMLLNRNSMTHGTYLQVYKPLEKTINLSEKTKNKILAAEGILLLLCVLLPATTLLCQSKKLNDLERKKGQKEEENIYQGLNLDDCSAAYDQIERSQAHGPYQDVCNVIEEEEEIQLEKP; via the exons ATGGGGACGATTACAAACTTACTCCTCTGCAGCTTTGTTG TGGTTGTAGCTGTTGTAGCTGTAGCTGAGGTGGATTTAATGCCGGACAGGCCCTTTTTGAGGGTGGAGCTCAATGAACAAGCCACCCTGGaatgctgctgctccaccagAGTGGAGTCACTGCAACTCCAATGGGTCAAACGTGCTCTTGCTCACAATGTCACCCTGGATCCAGAAAATGTGACGTTTACAGATCGTGTGAAAAGAGATGAACGAAAAGAATCTGACCAGTTCTGTGGCATCCTGAGGTTCAAGTCAGTCGAGCTGAGAGACTCTGGGCTGTACCAGTGTATGCTGCTGAACCGCAACTCCATGACACACGGCACCTACCTGCAGGTCTACA AACCACTGGAGAAGACAATAAACCTCAGCGAGAAAACCAAAAACAAGATCCTGGCAGCAGAGGGAATCCTACTGTTACTGTGTGTGCTTCTGCCTGCTACCACTCTTCTCTGCCAG TCAAAGAAACTCAATGAcctggagaggaagaaaggacagaaggaagaggaaaacatcTATCAG GGGCTCAATCTGGACGATTGTTCCGCCGCATATGATCAGATCGAACGCTCCCAGGCACATGGCCCTTATCAGGATGTGTGCAACGTtatagaggaagaggaggagatccAGCTGGAGAAACCTTGA